In one Dermochelys coriacea isolate rDerCor1 chromosome 20, rDerCor1.pri.v4, whole genome shotgun sequence genomic region, the following are encoded:
- the IKZF4 gene encoding zinc finger protein Eos isoform X12, whose product MDIEDCNGRSYISGSGDSSLEKEFSSAIVGPTVSTPNSQHSSPSRSLSANSIKVEMYSDEEASRLLSQDDRLIEKENSVIVEDSLSEPLGYCDGTGQEPHSPGGIRLPNGKLKCDICGMVCIGPNVLMVHKRSHTGERPFHCNQCGASFTQKGNLLRHIKLHSGEKPFKCPFCNYACRRRDALSGHLRTHSVSSPTVGKPYKCNYCGRSYKQQSTLEEHKERCHNYLQSLNTEPQSLASQQGDEMRDLEMVPDSLLHPSSDRPMFIDRLSNSLTKRKRSTPQKFVGEKQMRFNLSDLPFDVNSSFEKDVELVAAHHPIDPSYGSSLSFVGAEHLRPLRLPSTNCISEITPVISSVYTQIQPIPGRLEIPGSREATEGHEDIPEGAQIVYRGHDQGVSPSNGCQDSTDTESNHEERTSQLPVGNCTSSRQSPAYAKEDPKLQEGTPAARATPSSAKDILRVVNEEGEQVKAFKCEHCRILFLDHVMFTIHMGCHGFRDPFECNICGYHSQDRYEFSSHIVRGEHKV is encoded by the exons GTAGTGGGGATTCCTCTCTGGAGAAGGAGTTCAGCTCGGCGATCGTGGGACCCACGGTGAGCACCCCAAACAGCCAGCACTCCTCCCCGAGCCGCTCCCTGAGTG cAAACTCTATCAAGGTGGAAATGTACAGTGATGAAGAAGCCAGCAGGCTGCTGTCACAGGATGACCGCCTCATCGAGAAAGAGAACAGCGTGATTGTGGAGGACTCCCTCTCTGAGCCCCTGGGTTACTGTGACGGCACAGGGCAGGAGCCTCACTCTCCTGGCGGCATCCGGCTACCCAATGGCAAGCTGAAATGTGACATCTGCGGGATGGTGTGCATCGGCCCCAACGTGCTGATGGTGCACAAACGGAGCCACACAG GAGAGAGACCGTTCCACTGCAACCAGTGCGGAGCCTCATTCACCCAGAAGGGGAACCTCCTGCGGCACATCAAACTGCACTCTGGCGAGAAGCCCTTCAAATGCCCCTTCTGCAACTACGCCTGCCGCCGGAGAGACGCGCTTTCCGGCCACCTCCGCACACACTCAG tcTCCTCCCCCACAGTCGGCAAGCCCTACAAATGCAACTACTGCGGCCGGAGCTACAAGCAGCAGAGCACGCTGGAGGAGCACAAGGAGCGCTGCCACAACTATCTGCAGAGTCTGAACACTGAACCGCAGTCGCTGGCCAGCCAGCAAG GCGATGAGATGCGAGACCTGGAGATGGTGCCGGATTCTCTGCTTCACCCCTCATCCGATCGGCCGATGTTTATCGACCGGCTGTCGAACAGCCTCACCAAACGGAAACGCTCCACACCTCAGAAATTTGTGG GAGAAAAGCAGATGCGATTCAACCTCTCCGACCTCCCCTTCGATGTGAACTCCAGCTTCGAGAAGGATGTGGAGCTGGTGGCCGCCCACCATCCCATCGACCCCAGTTACGGCAGCTCGCTGTCGTTTGTGGGGGCTGAGCACCTGCGCCCCCTCCGCCTCCCCTCCACAAACTGTATCTCGGAGATCACACCTGTGATCAGCTCCGTCTACACCCAGATCCAGCCCATCCCGGGCCGGCTGGAAATCCCGGGGAGCCGAGAAGCCACTGAAGGCCACGAGGACATTCCTGAGGGGGCGCAGATTGTGTACCGGGGGCACGACCAGGGCGTGTCACCCAGCAACGGCTGCCAAGATTCCACAGACACTGAGAGCAACCACGAAGAGAGGACCTCGCAGCTGCCGGTGGGGAACTGCACCAGCAGTCGGCAGAGCCCAGCCTATGCCAAAGAGGACCCCAAGCTGCAGGAGGGCACCCCCGCTGCCCGAGCGACACCCAGCTCAGCCAAAGACATCCTGCGTGTGGTGAACGAGGAGGGGGAGCAGGTAAAAGCCTTCAAGTGCGAGCACTGCCGGATCCTCTTCCTGGACCATGTGATGTTCACCATCCACATGGGCTGCCACGGCTTCAGAGACCCTTTCGAGTGCAACATCTGTGGCTACCACAGCCAGGATCGGTACGAATTCTCCTCCCATATAGTGCGGGGTGAGCATAAAGTGTAG
- the IKZF4 gene encoding zinc finger protein Eos isoform X11 — MTAVSLTSRNLFFLEGSGDSSLEKEFSSAIVGPTVSTPNSQHSSPSRSLSANSIKVEMYSDEEASRLLSQDDRLIEKENSVIVEDSLSEPLGYCDGTGQEPHSPGGIRLPNGKLKCDICGMVCIGPNVLMVHKRSHTGERPFHCNQCGASFTQKGNLLRHIKLHSGEKPFKCPFCNYACRRRDALSGHLRTHSVSSPTVGKPYKCNYCGRSYKQQSTLEEHKERCHNYLQSLNTEPQSLASQQGDEMRDLEMVPDSLLHPSSDRPMFIDRLSNSLTKRKRSTPQKFVGEKQMRFNLSDLPFDVNSSFEKDVELVAAHHPIDPSYGSSLSFVGAEHLRPLRLPSTNCISEITPVISSVYTQIQPIPGRLEIPGSREATEGHEDIPEGAQIVYRGHDQGVSPSNGCQDSTDTESNHEERTSQLPVGNCTSSRQSPAYAKEDPKLQEGTPAARATPSSAKDILRVVNEEGEQVKAFKCEHCRILFLDHVMFTIHMGCHGFRDPFECNICGYHSQDRYEFSSHIVRGEHKV, encoded by the exons GTAGTGGGGATTCCTCTCTGGAGAAGGAGTTCAGCTCGGCGATCGTGGGACCCACGGTGAGCACCCCAAACAGCCAGCACTCCTCCCCGAGCCGCTCCCTGAGTG cAAACTCTATCAAGGTGGAAATGTACAGTGATGAAGAAGCCAGCAGGCTGCTGTCACAGGATGACCGCCTCATCGAGAAAGAGAACAGCGTGATTGTGGAGGACTCCCTCTCTGAGCCCCTGGGTTACTGTGACGGCACAGGGCAGGAGCCTCACTCTCCTGGCGGCATCCGGCTACCCAATGGCAAGCTGAAATGTGACATCTGCGGGATGGTGTGCATCGGCCCCAACGTGCTGATGGTGCACAAACGGAGCCACACAG GAGAGAGACCGTTCCACTGCAACCAGTGCGGAGCCTCATTCACCCAGAAGGGGAACCTCCTGCGGCACATCAAACTGCACTCTGGCGAGAAGCCCTTCAAATGCCCCTTCTGCAACTACGCCTGCCGCCGGAGAGACGCGCTTTCCGGCCACCTCCGCACACACTCAG tcTCCTCCCCCACAGTCGGCAAGCCCTACAAATGCAACTACTGCGGCCGGAGCTACAAGCAGCAGAGCACGCTGGAGGAGCACAAGGAGCGCTGCCACAACTATCTGCAGAGTCTGAACACTGAACCGCAGTCGCTGGCCAGCCAGCAAG GCGATGAGATGCGAGACCTGGAGATGGTGCCGGATTCTCTGCTTCACCCCTCATCCGATCGGCCGATGTTTATCGACCGGCTGTCGAACAGCCTCACCAAACGGAAACGCTCCACACCTCAGAAATTTGTGG GAGAAAAGCAGATGCGATTCAACCTCTCCGACCTCCCCTTCGATGTGAACTCCAGCTTCGAGAAGGATGTGGAGCTGGTGGCCGCCCACCATCCCATCGACCCCAGTTACGGCAGCTCGCTGTCGTTTGTGGGGGCTGAGCACCTGCGCCCCCTCCGCCTCCCCTCCACAAACTGTATCTCGGAGATCACACCTGTGATCAGCTCCGTCTACACCCAGATCCAGCCCATCCCGGGCCGGCTGGAAATCCCGGGGAGCCGAGAAGCCACTGAAGGCCACGAGGACATTCCTGAGGGGGCGCAGATTGTGTACCGGGGGCACGACCAGGGCGTGTCACCCAGCAACGGCTGCCAAGATTCCACAGACACTGAGAGCAACCACGAAGAGAGGACCTCGCAGCTGCCGGTGGGGAACTGCACCAGCAGTCGGCAGAGCCCAGCCTATGCCAAAGAGGACCCCAAGCTGCAGGAGGGCACCCCCGCTGCCCGAGCGACACCCAGCTCAGCCAAAGACATCCTGCGTGTGGTGAACGAGGAGGGGGAGCAGGTAAAAGCCTTCAAGTGCGAGCACTGCCGGATCCTCTTCCTGGACCATGTGATGTTCACCATCCACATGGGCTGCCACGGCTTCAGAGACCCTTTCGAGTGCAACATCTGTGGCTACCACAGCCAGGATCGGTACGAATTCTCCTCCCATATAGTGCGGGGTGAGCATAAAGTGTAG
- the IKZF4 gene encoding zinc finger protein Eos isoform X10: MKRVRFSTIDPQSTLKMDIEDCNGRSYISGSGDSSLEKEFSSAIVGPTVSTPNSQHSSPSRSLSANSIKVEMYSDEEASRLLSQDDRLIEKENSVIVEDSLSEPLGYCDGTGQEPHSPGGIRLPNGKLKCDICGMVCIGPNVLMVHKRSHTGERPFHCNQCGASFTQKGNLLRHIKLHSGEKPFKCPFCNYACRRRDALSGHLRTHSVSSPTVGKPYKCNYCGRSYKQQSTLEEHKERCHNYLQSLNTEPQSLASQQGDEMRDLEMVPDSLLHPSSDRPMFIDRLSNSLTKRKRSTPQKFVGEKQMRFNLSDLPFDVNSSFEKDVELVAAHHPIDPSYGSSLSFVGAEHLRPLRLPSTNCISEITPVISSVYTQIQPIPGRLEIPGSREATEGHEDIPEGAQIVYRGHDQGVSPSNGCQDSTDTESNHEERTSQLPVGNCTSSRQSPAYAKEDPKLQEGTPAARATPSSAKDILRVVNEEGEQVKAFKCEHCRILFLDHVMFTIHMGCHGFRDPFECNICGYHSQDRYEFSSHIVRGEHKV, from the exons GTAGTGGGGATTCCTCTCTGGAGAAGGAGTTCAGCTCGGCGATCGTGGGACCCACGGTGAGCACCCCAAACAGCCAGCACTCCTCCCCGAGCCGCTCCCTGAGTG cAAACTCTATCAAGGTGGAAATGTACAGTGATGAAGAAGCCAGCAGGCTGCTGTCACAGGATGACCGCCTCATCGAGAAAGAGAACAGCGTGATTGTGGAGGACTCCCTCTCTGAGCCCCTGGGTTACTGTGACGGCACAGGGCAGGAGCCTCACTCTCCTGGCGGCATCCGGCTACCCAATGGCAAGCTGAAATGTGACATCTGCGGGATGGTGTGCATCGGCCCCAACGTGCTGATGGTGCACAAACGGAGCCACACAG GAGAGAGACCGTTCCACTGCAACCAGTGCGGAGCCTCATTCACCCAGAAGGGGAACCTCCTGCGGCACATCAAACTGCACTCTGGCGAGAAGCCCTTCAAATGCCCCTTCTGCAACTACGCCTGCCGCCGGAGAGACGCGCTTTCCGGCCACCTCCGCACACACTCAG tcTCCTCCCCCACAGTCGGCAAGCCCTACAAATGCAACTACTGCGGCCGGAGCTACAAGCAGCAGAGCACGCTGGAGGAGCACAAGGAGCGCTGCCACAACTATCTGCAGAGTCTGAACACTGAACCGCAGTCGCTGGCCAGCCAGCAAG GCGATGAGATGCGAGACCTGGAGATGGTGCCGGATTCTCTGCTTCACCCCTCATCCGATCGGCCGATGTTTATCGACCGGCTGTCGAACAGCCTCACCAAACGGAAACGCTCCACACCTCAGAAATTTGTGG GAGAAAAGCAGATGCGATTCAACCTCTCCGACCTCCCCTTCGATGTGAACTCCAGCTTCGAGAAGGATGTGGAGCTGGTGGCCGCCCACCATCCCATCGACCCCAGTTACGGCAGCTCGCTGTCGTTTGTGGGGGCTGAGCACCTGCGCCCCCTCCGCCTCCCCTCCACAAACTGTATCTCGGAGATCACACCTGTGATCAGCTCCGTCTACACCCAGATCCAGCCCATCCCGGGCCGGCTGGAAATCCCGGGGAGCCGAGAAGCCACTGAAGGCCACGAGGACATTCCTGAGGGGGCGCAGATTGTGTACCGGGGGCACGACCAGGGCGTGTCACCCAGCAACGGCTGCCAAGATTCCACAGACACTGAGAGCAACCACGAAGAGAGGACCTCGCAGCTGCCGGTGGGGAACTGCACCAGCAGTCGGCAGAGCCCAGCCTATGCCAAAGAGGACCCCAAGCTGCAGGAGGGCACCCCCGCTGCCCGAGCGACACCCAGCTCAGCCAAAGACATCCTGCGTGTGGTGAACGAGGAGGGGGAGCAGGTAAAAGCCTTCAAGTGCGAGCACTGCCGGATCCTCTTCCTGGACCATGTGATGTTCACCATCCACATGGGCTGCCACGGCTTCAGAGACCCTTTCGAGTGCAACATCTGTGGCTACCACAGCCAGGATCGGTACGAATTCTCCTCCCATATAGTGCGGGGTGAGCATAAAGTGTAG
- the IKZF4 gene encoding zinc finger protein Eos isoform X9, producing the protein MAVGALLGLGASLAYGDHRRQQSTLKMDIEDCNGRSYISGSGDSSLEKEFSSAIVGPTVSTPNSQHSSPSRSLSANSIKVEMYSDEEASRLLSQDDRLIEKENSVIVEDSLSEPLGYCDGTGQEPHSPGGIRLPNGKLKCDICGMVCIGPNVLMVHKRSHTGERPFHCNQCGASFTQKGNLLRHIKLHSGEKPFKCPFCNYACRRRDALSGHLRTHSVSSPTVGKPYKCNYCGRSYKQQSTLEEHKERCHNYLQSLNTEPQSLASQQGDEMRDLEMVPDSLLHPSSDRPMFIDRLSNSLTKRKRSTPQKFVGEKQMRFNLSDLPFDVNSSFEKDVELVAAHHPIDPSYGSSLSFVGAEHLRPLRLPSTNCISEITPVISSVYTQIQPIPGRLEIPGSREATEGHEDIPEGAQIVYRGHDQGVSPSNGCQDSTDTESNHEERTSQLPVGNCTSSRQSPAYAKEDPKLQEGTPAARATPSSAKDILRVVNEEGEQVKAFKCEHCRILFLDHVMFTIHMGCHGFRDPFECNICGYHSQDRYEFSSHIVRGEHKV; encoded by the exons GTAGTGGGGATTCCTCTCTGGAGAAGGAGTTCAGCTCGGCGATCGTGGGACCCACGGTGAGCACCCCAAACAGCCAGCACTCCTCCCCGAGCCGCTCCCTGAGTG cAAACTCTATCAAGGTGGAAATGTACAGTGATGAAGAAGCCAGCAGGCTGCTGTCACAGGATGACCGCCTCATCGAGAAAGAGAACAGCGTGATTGTGGAGGACTCCCTCTCTGAGCCCCTGGGTTACTGTGACGGCACAGGGCAGGAGCCTCACTCTCCTGGCGGCATCCGGCTACCCAATGGCAAGCTGAAATGTGACATCTGCGGGATGGTGTGCATCGGCCCCAACGTGCTGATGGTGCACAAACGGAGCCACACAG GAGAGAGACCGTTCCACTGCAACCAGTGCGGAGCCTCATTCACCCAGAAGGGGAACCTCCTGCGGCACATCAAACTGCACTCTGGCGAGAAGCCCTTCAAATGCCCCTTCTGCAACTACGCCTGCCGCCGGAGAGACGCGCTTTCCGGCCACCTCCGCACACACTCAG tcTCCTCCCCCACAGTCGGCAAGCCCTACAAATGCAACTACTGCGGCCGGAGCTACAAGCAGCAGAGCACGCTGGAGGAGCACAAGGAGCGCTGCCACAACTATCTGCAGAGTCTGAACACTGAACCGCAGTCGCTGGCCAGCCAGCAAG GCGATGAGATGCGAGACCTGGAGATGGTGCCGGATTCTCTGCTTCACCCCTCATCCGATCGGCCGATGTTTATCGACCGGCTGTCGAACAGCCTCACCAAACGGAAACGCTCCACACCTCAGAAATTTGTGG GAGAAAAGCAGATGCGATTCAACCTCTCCGACCTCCCCTTCGATGTGAACTCCAGCTTCGAGAAGGATGTGGAGCTGGTGGCCGCCCACCATCCCATCGACCCCAGTTACGGCAGCTCGCTGTCGTTTGTGGGGGCTGAGCACCTGCGCCCCCTCCGCCTCCCCTCCACAAACTGTATCTCGGAGATCACACCTGTGATCAGCTCCGTCTACACCCAGATCCAGCCCATCCCGGGCCGGCTGGAAATCCCGGGGAGCCGAGAAGCCACTGAAGGCCACGAGGACATTCCTGAGGGGGCGCAGATTGTGTACCGGGGGCACGACCAGGGCGTGTCACCCAGCAACGGCTGCCAAGATTCCACAGACACTGAGAGCAACCACGAAGAGAGGACCTCGCAGCTGCCGGTGGGGAACTGCACCAGCAGTCGGCAGAGCCCAGCCTATGCCAAAGAGGACCCCAAGCTGCAGGAGGGCACCCCCGCTGCCCGAGCGACACCCAGCTCAGCCAAAGACATCCTGCGTGTGGTGAACGAGGAGGGGGAGCAGGTAAAAGCCTTCAAGTGCGAGCACTGCCGGATCCTCTTCCTGGACCATGTGATGTTCACCATCCACATGGGCTGCCACGGCTTCAGAGACCCTTTCGAGTGCAACATCTGTGGCTACCACAGCCAGGATCGGTACGAATTCTCCTCCCATATAGTGCGGGGTGAGCATAAAGTGTAG
- the IKZF4 gene encoding zinc finger protein Eos isoform X13: protein MKRVRFSTIDPQSTLKMDIEDCNGRSYISANSIKVEMYSDEEASRLLSQDDRLIEKENSVIVEDSLSEPLGYCDGTGQEPHSPGGIRLPNGKLKCDICGMVCIGPNVLMVHKRSHTGERPFHCNQCGASFTQKGNLLRHIKLHSGEKPFKCPFCNYACRRRDALSGHLRTHSVSSPTVGKPYKCNYCGRSYKQQSTLEEHKERCHNYLQSLNTEPQSLASQQGDEMRDLEMVPDSLLHPSSDRPMFIDRLSNSLTKRKRSTPQKFVGEKQMRFNLSDLPFDVNSSFEKDVELVAAHHPIDPSYGSSLSFVGAEHLRPLRLPSTNCISEITPVISSVYTQIQPIPGRLEIPGSREATEGHEDIPEGAQIVYRGHDQGVSPSNGCQDSTDTESNHEERTSQLPVGNCTSSRQSPAYAKEDPKLQEGTPAARATPSSAKDILRVVNEEGEQVKAFKCEHCRILFLDHVMFTIHMGCHGFRDPFECNICGYHSQDRYEFSSHIVRGEHKV from the exons cAAACTCTATCAAGGTGGAAATGTACAGTGATGAAGAAGCCAGCAGGCTGCTGTCACAGGATGACCGCCTCATCGAGAAAGAGAACAGCGTGATTGTGGAGGACTCCCTCTCTGAGCCCCTGGGTTACTGTGACGGCACAGGGCAGGAGCCTCACTCTCCTGGCGGCATCCGGCTACCCAATGGCAAGCTGAAATGTGACATCTGCGGGATGGTGTGCATCGGCCCCAACGTGCTGATGGTGCACAAACGGAGCCACACAG GAGAGAGACCGTTCCACTGCAACCAGTGCGGAGCCTCATTCACCCAGAAGGGGAACCTCCTGCGGCACATCAAACTGCACTCTGGCGAGAAGCCCTTCAAATGCCCCTTCTGCAACTACGCCTGCCGCCGGAGAGACGCGCTTTCCGGCCACCTCCGCACACACTCAG tcTCCTCCCCCACAGTCGGCAAGCCCTACAAATGCAACTACTGCGGCCGGAGCTACAAGCAGCAGAGCACGCTGGAGGAGCACAAGGAGCGCTGCCACAACTATCTGCAGAGTCTGAACACTGAACCGCAGTCGCTGGCCAGCCAGCAAG GCGATGAGATGCGAGACCTGGAGATGGTGCCGGATTCTCTGCTTCACCCCTCATCCGATCGGCCGATGTTTATCGACCGGCTGTCGAACAGCCTCACCAAACGGAAACGCTCCACACCTCAGAAATTTGTGG GAGAAAAGCAGATGCGATTCAACCTCTCCGACCTCCCCTTCGATGTGAACTCCAGCTTCGAGAAGGATGTGGAGCTGGTGGCCGCCCACCATCCCATCGACCCCAGTTACGGCAGCTCGCTGTCGTTTGTGGGGGCTGAGCACCTGCGCCCCCTCCGCCTCCCCTCCACAAACTGTATCTCGGAGATCACACCTGTGATCAGCTCCGTCTACACCCAGATCCAGCCCATCCCGGGCCGGCTGGAAATCCCGGGGAGCCGAGAAGCCACTGAAGGCCACGAGGACATTCCTGAGGGGGCGCAGATTGTGTACCGGGGGCACGACCAGGGCGTGTCACCCAGCAACGGCTGCCAAGATTCCACAGACACTGAGAGCAACCACGAAGAGAGGACCTCGCAGCTGCCGGTGGGGAACTGCACCAGCAGTCGGCAGAGCCCAGCCTATGCCAAAGAGGACCCCAAGCTGCAGGAGGGCACCCCCGCTGCCCGAGCGACACCCAGCTCAGCCAAAGACATCCTGCGTGTGGTGAACGAGGAGGGGGAGCAGGTAAAAGCCTTCAAGTGCGAGCACTGCCGGATCCTCTTCCTGGACCATGTGATGTTCACCATCCACATGGGCTGCCACGGCTTCAGAGACCCTTTCGAGTGCAACATCTGTGGCTACCACAGCCAGGATCGGTACGAATTCTCCTCCCATATAGTGCGGGGTGAGCATAAAGTGTAG
- the IKZF4 gene encoding zinc finger protein Eos isoform X14, with translation MDIEDCNGRSYISANSIKVEMYSDEEASRLLSQDDRLIEKENSVIVEDSLSEPLGYCDGTGQEPHSPGGIRLPNGKLKCDICGMVCIGPNVLMVHKRSHTGERPFHCNQCGASFTQKGNLLRHIKLHSGEKPFKCPFCNYACRRRDALSGHLRTHSVSSPTVGKPYKCNYCGRSYKQQSTLEEHKERCHNYLQSLNTEPQSLASQQGDEMRDLEMVPDSLLHPSSDRPMFIDRLSNSLTKRKRSTPQKFVGEKQMRFNLSDLPFDVNSSFEKDVELVAAHHPIDPSYGSSLSFVGAEHLRPLRLPSTNCISEITPVISSVYTQIQPIPGRLEIPGSREATEGHEDIPEGAQIVYRGHDQGVSPSNGCQDSTDTESNHEERTSQLPVGNCTSSRQSPAYAKEDPKLQEGTPAARATPSSAKDILRVVNEEGEQVKAFKCEHCRILFLDHVMFTIHMGCHGFRDPFECNICGYHSQDRYEFSSHIVRGEHKV, from the exons cAAACTCTATCAAGGTGGAAATGTACAGTGATGAAGAAGCCAGCAGGCTGCTGTCACAGGATGACCGCCTCATCGAGAAAGAGAACAGCGTGATTGTGGAGGACTCCCTCTCTGAGCCCCTGGGTTACTGTGACGGCACAGGGCAGGAGCCTCACTCTCCTGGCGGCATCCGGCTACCCAATGGCAAGCTGAAATGTGACATCTGCGGGATGGTGTGCATCGGCCCCAACGTGCTGATGGTGCACAAACGGAGCCACACAG GAGAGAGACCGTTCCACTGCAACCAGTGCGGAGCCTCATTCACCCAGAAGGGGAACCTCCTGCGGCACATCAAACTGCACTCTGGCGAGAAGCCCTTCAAATGCCCCTTCTGCAACTACGCCTGCCGCCGGAGAGACGCGCTTTCCGGCCACCTCCGCACACACTCAG tcTCCTCCCCCACAGTCGGCAAGCCCTACAAATGCAACTACTGCGGCCGGAGCTACAAGCAGCAGAGCACGCTGGAGGAGCACAAGGAGCGCTGCCACAACTATCTGCAGAGTCTGAACACTGAACCGCAGTCGCTGGCCAGCCAGCAAG GCGATGAGATGCGAGACCTGGAGATGGTGCCGGATTCTCTGCTTCACCCCTCATCCGATCGGCCGATGTTTATCGACCGGCTGTCGAACAGCCTCACCAAACGGAAACGCTCCACACCTCAGAAATTTGTGG GAGAAAAGCAGATGCGATTCAACCTCTCCGACCTCCCCTTCGATGTGAACTCCAGCTTCGAGAAGGATGTGGAGCTGGTGGCCGCCCACCATCCCATCGACCCCAGTTACGGCAGCTCGCTGTCGTTTGTGGGGGCTGAGCACCTGCGCCCCCTCCGCCTCCCCTCCACAAACTGTATCTCGGAGATCACACCTGTGATCAGCTCCGTCTACACCCAGATCCAGCCCATCCCGGGCCGGCTGGAAATCCCGGGGAGCCGAGAAGCCACTGAAGGCCACGAGGACATTCCTGAGGGGGCGCAGATTGTGTACCGGGGGCACGACCAGGGCGTGTCACCCAGCAACGGCTGCCAAGATTCCACAGACACTGAGAGCAACCACGAAGAGAGGACCTCGCAGCTGCCGGTGGGGAACTGCACCAGCAGTCGGCAGAGCCCAGCCTATGCCAAAGAGGACCCCAAGCTGCAGGAGGGCACCCCCGCTGCCCGAGCGACACCCAGCTCAGCCAAAGACATCCTGCGTGTGGTGAACGAGGAGGGGGAGCAGGTAAAAGCCTTCAAGTGCGAGCACTGCCGGATCCTCTTCCTGGACCATGTGATGTTCACCATCCACATGGGCTGCCACGGCTTCAGAGACCCTTTCGAGTGCAACATCTGTGGCTACCACAGCCAGGATCGGTACGAATTCTCCTCCCATATAGTGCGGGGTGAGCATAAAGTGTAG
- the IKZF4 gene encoding zinc finger protein Eos isoform X15, translating to MYSDEEASRLLSQDDRLIEKENSVIVEDSLSEPLGYCDGTGQEPHSPGGIRLPNGKLKCDICGMVCIGPNVLMVHKRSHTGERPFHCNQCGASFTQKGNLLRHIKLHSGEKPFKCPFCNYACRRRDALSGHLRTHSVSSPTVGKPYKCNYCGRSYKQQSTLEEHKERCHNYLQSLNTEPQSLASQQGDEMRDLEMVPDSLLHPSSDRPMFIDRLSNSLTKRKRSTPQKFVGEKQMRFNLSDLPFDVNSSFEKDVELVAAHHPIDPSYGSSLSFVGAEHLRPLRLPSTNCISEITPVISSVYTQIQPIPGRLEIPGSREATEGHEDIPEGAQIVYRGHDQGVSPSNGCQDSTDTESNHEERTSQLPVGNCTSSRQSPAYAKEDPKLQEGTPAARATPSSAKDILRVVNEEGEQVKAFKCEHCRILFLDHVMFTIHMGCHGFRDPFECNICGYHSQDRYEFSSHIVRGEHKV from the exons ATGTACAGTGATGAAGAAGCCAGCAGGCTGCTGTCACAGGATGACCGCCTCATCGAGAAAGAGAACAGCGTGATTGTGGAGGACTCCCTCTCTGAGCCCCTGGGTTACTGTGACGGCACAGGGCAGGAGCCTCACTCTCCTGGCGGCATCCGGCTACCCAATGGCAAGCTGAAATGTGACATCTGCGGGATGGTGTGCATCGGCCCCAACGTGCTGATGGTGCACAAACGGAGCCACACAG GAGAGAGACCGTTCCACTGCAACCAGTGCGGAGCCTCATTCACCCAGAAGGGGAACCTCCTGCGGCACATCAAACTGCACTCTGGCGAGAAGCCCTTCAAATGCCCCTTCTGCAACTACGCCTGCCGCCGGAGAGACGCGCTTTCCGGCCACCTCCGCACACACTCAG tcTCCTCCCCCACAGTCGGCAAGCCCTACAAATGCAACTACTGCGGCCGGAGCTACAAGCAGCAGAGCACGCTGGAGGAGCACAAGGAGCGCTGCCACAACTATCTGCAGAGTCTGAACACTGAACCGCAGTCGCTGGCCAGCCAGCAAG GCGATGAGATGCGAGACCTGGAGATGGTGCCGGATTCTCTGCTTCACCCCTCATCCGATCGGCCGATGTTTATCGACCGGCTGTCGAACAGCCTCACCAAACGGAAACGCTCCACACCTCAGAAATTTGTGG GAGAAAAGCAGATGCGATTCAACCTCTCCGACCTCCCCTTCGATGTGAACTCCAGCTTCGAGAAGGATGTGGAGCTGGTGGCCGCCCACCATCCCATCGACCCCAGTTACGGCAGCTCGCTGTCGTTTGTGGGGGCTGAGCACCTGCGCCCCCTCCGCCTCCCCTCCACAAACTGTATCTCGGAGATCACACCTGTGATCAGCTCCGTCTACACCCAGATCCAGCCCATCCCGGGCCGGCTGGAAATCCCGGGGAGCCGAGAAGCCACTGAAGGCCACGAGGACATTCCTGAGGGGGCGCAGATTGTGTACCGGGGGCACGACCAGGGCGTGTCACCCAGCAACGGCTGCCAAGATTCCACAGACACTGAGAGCAACCACGAAGAGAGGACCTCGCAGCTGCCGGTGGGGAACTGCACCAGCAGTCGGCAGAGCCCAGCCTATGCCAAAGAGGACCCCAAGCTGCAGGAGGGCACCCCCGCTGCCCGAGCGACACCCAGCTCAGCCAAAGACATCCTGCGTGTGGTGAACGAGGAGGGGGAGCAGGTAAAAGCCTTCAAGTGCGAGCACTGCCGGATCCTCTTCCTGGACCATGTGATGTTCACCATCCACATGGGCTGCCACGGCTTCAGAGACCCTTTCGAGTGCAACATCTGTGGCTACCACAGCCAGGATCGGTACGAATTCTCCTCCCATATAGTGCGGGGTGAGCATAAAGTGTAG